DNA from Acidobacteriota bacterium:
GGCTGAAGAAGCAGCCGGCCGTCGTCTGGCTGCGGGCCCGCGGCTTCGAACCCGCACCCGAGCAGCAGTCGGCCGGCGAAGTGACGTCCGTCGATCTGGCGCTCGATGCACCGCGCATCCGCATCACCGGCCGTGAAGTCGCGGAACAGGAAGGCGTGCGCCTCGAGGACGCGCAGATCATCGTCTCCGGCGGCCGCGGGCTCGGCGGCCCCGAGCCCTTCCAGGAACTGAAGAAGCTCGCCGATTCGATCGGCGCCGAGCAGGGCGCCTCACGTGCCGCCTGCGACGCCGGCTGGGTACCCCCGAACTGGCAGGTCGGCCAGACCGGCAAGAAGGTGGCCCCCGAGCTCTACATCGCGATCGCGATTTCGGGCGCCAGCCAGCACCTTCTCGGCATGGGCGACAGCAAGGTCGTCGCGGCGATCAACACGGACGCCGACGCGCCGATCTTCAAGCACTGCAGCTTCGGCATCGTCGAGGACTACAAGGCCGTCGTGCCGCTGCTGACCGAGAAACTCCAGGCGATCGCCCGGTAGAGCCACCGCAGGCAGGTTCGGGAGGTCCTCGGTTCGTATGCAGAAAGACGTATAGAATCCGACTTTCATGCACAAGACCTCCTGCTGCGGTTGCGCTCTGGCTCTGGTCGTTCTTTCCTTCGGACCGGCCCGGGCGGCTGAACCAGGCGATTTCGCAAGCGACCGCGTAGCCGAACAGCAACTCGTAGAGGAAGCGGTGCTTGGAGGTTTCGCGCGCGGGATGCTCCTTGGCGCGACGGACACGGTGGTGCAACGGTTCACGAAAGGGCCGGGCCGAAACCGCGTGAAGATGAACTCGCTCGACCGTTGCGAAGCCGGACGCCGGAAGCGCATCGACGTGGAGCGCACCGCTCTGGATGGAGGCCGGGCAGCGGGCCGGGAGGTGTGCGGAACGCCCGGCATGGATTTCGACTTCGCGACCGACAGTTTCGAGTTCGTTCACAAGGTCGAGCCCCTCGACGAGGAGCGCCCGGGCGGAACGCTGTCGCTCTGGGGAGCCGGGGCTCGCCGGTCGCTCCGCGGGCGAGCGGGCCAGAACGCTTACTCGGTCGCGCCGGAACTGCCCTTCGTCGGCGTCGACTACACGGCCGGACACCTCATCGTCGGGACCGCCGTGTCCTGGATCGACGCCACCGGGCGCTACCGGCT
Protein-coding regions in this window:
- a CDS encoding electron transfer flavoprotein subunit alpha/FixB family protein gives rise to the protein MANVAVCVLGSLGYDRAAQGAAGAGRALAESVGGEFHALVIGPAEDDAVAALASVADRVVVGANEALRDYQPEQALQAAEHLHAAGGGDYVAVLLSNDTYSQEIAPRLAHRLGGSSMADAAAIRMDGDHLLAQRTAYGGKAISIYRLKKQPAVVWLRARGFEPAPEQQSAGEVTSVDLALDAPRIRITGREVAEQEGVRLEDAQIIVSGGRGLGGPEPFQELKKLADSIGAEQGASRAACDAGWVPPNWQVGQTGKKVAPELYIAIAISGASQHLLGMGDSKVVAAINTDADAPIFKHCSFGIVEDYKAVVPLLTEKLQAIAR